From Streptomyces asiaticus, one genomic window encodes:
- a CDS encoding DUF397 domain-containing protein, which translates to MASYRNCDKEQHMDPVSWRQSSYCQESASCVNVAAGERDSIMLRESEHPEVVLSTTRARLRTFICAAKAGRFDHVAGP; encoded by the coding sequence ATGGCCTCATACAGGAACTGTGACAAGGAGCAGCACATGGACCCGGTGTCATGGCGGCAGTCCTCCTACTGCCAGGAATCAGCCTCGTGCGTCAACGTCGCCGCAGGTGAGCGCGACTCGATAATGCTCCGCGAGAGCGAGCACCCCGAGGTCGTACTTTCGACCACTCGGGCGCGCCTGAGAACCTTCATATGCGCCGCCAAGGCCGGTCGGTTCGACCATGTCGCCGGACCCTGA
- a CDS encoding histidine phosphatase family protein yields MAVDIVYETHSITEDNENGIATGWLPGRLSAAGRRVAAELGDRRRHDNFAAVFVSDLHRAVETAQIAFSGTTIPIHQDPRLRECDYGELNGCPVTILAPERSRHIDVPFPGGQSYRQVIAATRDFLHDLAGDWSGHRVLVIAHSANRWALDCLLTGASIEDLVDAPFRWQDGWHYTLPTDWSATGGNEPGER; encoded by the coding sequence ATGGCGGTCGACATCGTCTACGAGACTCATTCGATCACTGAGGACAACGAGAACGGCATCGCCACGGGCTGGCTGCCCGGCAGGCTCTCCGCCGCCGGGCGGCGCGTCGCCGCCGAACTCGGCGACCGCCGCCGCCACGACAATTTCGCGGCCGTCTTCGTCTCCGACCTCCACCGGGCGGTGGAGACCGCCCAGATCGCCTTCTCCGGGACCACCATCCCCATCCACCAGGACCCTCGACTGCGGGAATGCGATTACGGCGAGCTCAACGGCTGCCCCGTGACCATCCTTGCCCCCGAACGCTCCCGGCACATCGACGTCCCGTTCCCCGGTGGCCAGAGCTACCGCCAGGTCATCGCGGCCACCAGGGACTTCCTCCATGACCTCGCTGGCGACTGGAGCGGACACCGCGTCCTGGTCATCGCCCACTCCGCCAACAGATGGGCCCTCGACTGCCTACTGACCGGCGCCTCGATCGAAGACCTGGTCGACGCGCCGTTCAGATGGCAGGACGGCTGGCACTACACCCTTCCCACAGACTGGTCGGCCACCGGAGGCAATGAACCCGGCGAACGCTAG
- a CDS encoding DUF6879 family protein, producing the protein MATAVRQALINARRSAVHLEMRDIYTPGDPDIADWRAGVRFDPAERWRSWFDLVVSTVSRGVRMRRARIISEPVSEYIKFEYDVTGRHNVAAGEEVRWLPRRRAADLALPGADFWLIDEQVVIFNHFDGDGNWNPTTDMEVRYEPDTARLAASAFESVWERALPHSQYWPL; encoded by the coding sequence ATGGCTACAGCGGTACGTCAGGCATTGATCAACGCGCGGCGTTCAGCGGTTCACCTGGAAATGCGCGATATCTACACGCCCGGCGACCCTGACATCGCCGACTGGCGTGCCGGGGTGCGCTTCGACCCCGCAGAGCGGTGGCGGAGCTGGTTCGACCTCGTGGTATCGACAGTTTCACGCGGCGTTCGGATGCGGCGTGCCCGGATCATTTCCGAGCCCGTCAGTGAATACATCAAATTCGAGTACGACGTGACCGGGCGCCACAATGTCGCCGCAGGGGAGGAGGTGCGGTGGCTGCCCAGAAGGCGGGCGGCTGACTTGGCGCTTCCGGGAGCGGACTTCTGGCTGATCGACGAACAGGTTGTGATCTTCAACCACTTCGATGGCGATGGGAACTGGAACCCGACCACGGACATGGAGGTTCGGTACGAGCCCGACACGGCTAGGCTGGCCGCTTCCGCGTTCGAATCCGTTTGGGAGCGTGCCTTGCCCCACTCGCAGTACTGGCCACTGTGA
- a CDS encoding DUF6879 family protein yields MTSSSKNLGELFDSFEREAFRLETLDDYSGSGNTEAYRRFLAGEPRPESYNDEWVAELRSHTSKGKRIYRVHILSRPLTPYLRFELGWGYRTNQAGGEEFFILDTTDKANPLDGVGDFWLFDSGTPVAMYYDDAGAVTGRETLPEARSSEFVAYRDTALTHAEPFSEWWAKHGE; encoded by the coding sequence GTGACAAGCTCGTCTAAGAACCTCGGCGAGCTGTTCGACAGCTTCGAACGCGAGGCATTCCGACTTGAGACGCTGGACGACTACAGTGGTTCGGGTAATACGGAAGCGTACCGCAGGTTCCTCGCAGGAGAGCCGCGCCCGGAGAGCTACAACGACGAATGGGTAGCTGAACTCCGGTCCCATACGAGCAAAGGGAAGCGCATCTACCGGGTGCACATCCTTTCGCGTCCCCTCACGCCGTACCTTCGGTTTGAACTTGGCTGGGGGTATCGAACGAATCAGGCCGGCGGTGAAGAGTTTTTCATTCTCGACACCACGGACAAGGCCAACCCCCTCGATGGCGTAGGGGACTTCTGGCTGTTCGACAGTGGAACGCCCGTCGCCATGTACTACGACGACGCAGGAGCGGTCACCGGGCGTGAAACCTTGCCCGAGGCCCGTTCCTCTGAATTCGTCGCGTACCGCGACACGGCACTGACCCACGCGGAGCCCTTCTCTGAATGGTGGGCGAAACACGGGGAGTGA
- a CDS encoding helix-turn-helix domain-containing protein, giving the protein MPPRTTPTARQLRLGVELRKLRERAGLNTREAAELIGANQARISNIETGRFGLSERSIRTLAGNYACGDEALIAALIAMTGKRKRGWWEEYRELLSPGQLDLAELEHHAAALLLATVLHIPGLLQTVDHARAVFAEGVPALPPPDVEDRVSYRIKRQRILYGESPTPCKAVIHEAALRMPFGGPQTSRAQLKHLIDMSERDHITIRVVPFRNGTFAGSGQSINYFYGPVPQLDTILLEQAHGSLLLDAEAQLQKYRLVIGKMEAIALEPDESRDFIHGLIQEL; this is encoded by the coding sequence ATGCCGCCAAGGACAACTCCGACCGCACGTCAGCTACGCCTCGGAGTTGAGCTGCGCAAGCTCCGCGAGCGCGCGGGGCTCAACACCCGGGAGGCCGCTGAGCTGATCGGGGCCAACCAGGCCCGCATCAGCAACATCGAGACTGGACGCTTCGGCCTCAGCGAGCGCAGCATCCGCACCTTGGCCGGGAACTACGCATGCGGTGACGAGGCCCTGATCGCCGCGCTCATCGCCATGACCGGCAAACGGAAGCGCGGCTGGTGGGAGGAGTACCGGGAGCTGCTATCTCCCGGACAGCTCGACCTGGCCGAGTTGGAACACCATGCGGCGGCACTGTTGCTGGCTACTGTGCTCCACATCCCCGGCTTGCTTCAGACCGTCGATCACGCCCGTGCGGTCTTCGCCGAAGGGGTGCCCGCGCTCCCACCGCCCGATGTGGAAGACCGCGTCTCGTACCGCATCAAGCGACAACGCATCCTCTATGGCGAAAGTCCCACCCCGTGCAAGGCGGTGATCCACGAGGCCGCCCTCCGTATGCCCTTCGGCGGGCCACAAACGTCCCGAGCGCAGCTCAAGCACTTGATTGACATGAGCGAACGGGATCACATCACTATCCGGGTGGTTCCGTTCCGTAACGGCACGTTTGCCGGGTCCGGGCAGTCGATCAACTACTTCTACGGCCCCGTACCCCAACTCGACACGATCCTGTTGGAACAGGCGCACGGCTCCCTCCTACTCGACGCGGAAGCGCAGTTGCAGAAGTATCGGTTGGTGATCGGCAAGATGGAGGCCATCGCTCTGGAGCCGGACGAGTCTCGCGACTTCATCCATGGCCTCATACAGGAACTGTGA